In Harpia harpyja isolate bHarHar1 chromosome 12, bHarHar1 primary haplotype, whole genome shotgun sequence, a single window of DNA contains:
- the SPATA22 gene encoding spermatogenesis-associated protein 22, which translates to MKRSLADTSTRSTAGCLPVPLFNQKKRNRQPITSNPLKNEPGTSSGTRTYDFSPTSFGWGTANPEVTELQKAANNGRTEHQMALSLMKPPNASKSNLANAGKNLYACQAEEKAPSTKVWNRNEYTPLSNTTDSRSDSGIIQKFKSFSNSLKTVQQQKNPDNCNSSQHIKTTETSQTYTSKGQWPVKPNTASRSLQDHSLAYKFNHNIQQNKTNEKQYGCVPESKSQEVSSSQLKSKEKKNSLRIISAVIESMRHWSQYAYKTALLFEVLGTLDSAVTPGAYGAKNFLLRDGKESLPCVFYEIDRELPRLIRGRVHRCMGNYDAKRNIFKCVSVRPATIQEQNTFQEFVKISDVEMTAYVKTINEI; encoded by the exons atgaaaaggagTCTAGCTGACACTTCAACTCGCAGCACAGCAG gtTGTCTGCCTGTACCTCTGTTcaatcagaagaaaagaaatagacaACCCATCACTTCAAATCCACTTAAAAATGAGCCAGGTACCAGTTCTGGGACTCGTACTTATGACTTTTCTCCCACATCATTCG GCTGGGGAACTGCAAACCCAGAAGTGACTGAACTACAGAAAGCAGCCAACAATGG CCGAACAGAACATCAGATGGCTCTTTCCCTTATGAAACCGCCAAATGCATCAAAGTCTAATTTAGCAAATGCTGGAAAAAACTTGTATGCCTGCCA ggcagaagagaaggctcccagTACTAAAGTTTGGAACAGAAATGAGTATACTCCTTTAAGTAACACAACAGATTCAAGATCTGATAGTGGAATTATTCAAAAGTTTAAGAGCTTTTCAAATAGTTTGAAAACTgttcagcagcaaaaaaaccctgataaCTGTAATTCATCTCAGCATATCAAAACAACAGAAACCAGCCAAACATATACATCTAAAGGACAATGGCCAGTGAAACCTAACACTGCTTCAAGAAGTCTGCAGGATCATAGTCTGGCATATAAGTTTAACCACaatattcagcaaaataaaacGAATGAAAAACAATATGGTTGTGTTCCAGAAAGCAAAAGTCAG GAAGTTTCATCATCtcaattaaaaagtaaagaaaaaaagaattctttgcGAATCATATCTGCAGTCATTGAAAGTATGAGGCACTGGAGTCAATATGCTTATAAAACTGCACTATTATTTGAAGTTTTAG GCACACTTGATTCTGCAGTCACACCTGGAGCATATGGGgcaaagaattttcttttgagaGATGGAAAGGAGAGTCTGCCTTGTGTATTTTATGAAATT GACCGGGAGCTTCCAAGACTAATTAGAGGTCGAGTGCACAGGTGCATGGGAAATTATGACgcaaaaaggaacattttcaagTGCGTCTCTGTAAGACCAGCAACTATTCAAGAACAAAACACTTTCCAAGAATTTGTTAAAATTTCAGATGTTGAGATGACAGCATATGTAAAAACAAtcaatgaaatttaa